The Pseudomonadota bacterium nucleotide sequence CGGTCTTGGCCTTGATCTGGGAGATGCCGCCGCCCGAGCCGATCGACTGGTAGTTGAGCTTGAGGCCGGTGACCTTGTTGTACGCGTCCGCCCACTTCGCGTAGATCGGGTACGGGAACGTCGCGCCCGCGCCGTTCAGCATGACGCCCTTCCTGGCCTCCGCCGCGGCGGTCGCCGTCTCCGCGGCCCTGTCGGCGTCGGACTTCGGCCCTTCGAGCTTCGCCTTCGGCGGGGTCTGCTCGCTGCACGCGGCGAGGGCGAGCGAGGCGATCATCGCGGCCGCGAGAGTCGACGTAGTCTTCCTGTTCATTGAGTGTTCTCCTTCATTTCTCATGCCTCAAGCGTAGAGGCGGTATGTGACATCCGTGTGACGGGATCGCGACAAGGCGGTTAGAACGCCAGCCCGAGCTGCGTGCGCAGGACGACGTCGTCGAGATCGCCCGCCGGATCCTGCCGGAGCACCGAGCCGGCCTCGGTCTGCCACTTCAGGTTGTGCTTGAAGAAGTAGATCGCGAGGCCGCCGAGGATCTCCTGGGTGTTGTTGTCGTCGCCCTCGAGGTCCACGAGGGCGTAGCGGATCACCGGCTCGACGCGCCCGGCGATGACGTAGCCCGCCTGCGCGTGGAGGCCCCACGCCGCGTACCTCTGGTCGGCGAAGCCGTCGCCGTCCTGCGCGGACGCGACGTACAGCGCGCCGTCGAGCGAGAAGCCGCGTACCTTCATGATGAAGTCGAGCTCGCCACGCGTGGCGGCGGTCTGCTCGTCGGCGGCGTCGAAGTCGGCCTGCACGCTGGCGGCCATGCCGAGCCGGAAGGGTCCGCCCTCGAGATCCGCCTCGCTGTAGCCCTTGATCTTGCCGGTGTTGAACCCGATGCGCGCCACGAGCGCCGGGCGGAGCCGGTCCGGCACGTTCGTCGGCTTCGCCTTCGTCGAGACGTCGCCTTCGACGGTGATGTTTCCGTCCTCGTCGGCCGCGCCCGTGCCCTCGAACCCGCCGTCGAACCACGGCTTGTCCCCGGCGCCGTTGAACACGCCGAGCGCCCACTCGAGCTTGGGCGACTTCTCGTAGTTGTTGTGGAACGCGATACCCAGATCGCGGCCGGCGCCGAACGCCTTGTCCGTGATCGCCCGATCCACGAGGTGGAAGCTGCCGCTCGAGGTGATCTGCTGGCGCGAGAACGGCCGCTCCCACTGCCCGACCCTCAAGTGCAGGACGTCCGGGACGAGCCCGAAGTCGCCGTACGCCGAGATGAGCGCCGGGTAGCCCTTGTTTCCGAAGTCGGGCTGGACGTTGTAGGCGACGCGCTCCGAGAAGACGTGTCCCGAGAGCTTGAGCCGCGCCTGCGGGATGCTGAACTGGTACGAGTCCTCGTTCGAGGTCGCGGCGACGTCCTCGCCGGCGTCGTCCGTCTGGTGCGACTCGACGCGCTCGAACGCGAGGCGCCCCTGGACGCGGGCGCCTATCACGAGCCGGAAAAGCCCCTTCTCGTCCCGGAGGAAGAACCCCTTGTCGTAGCCGACGAGCGGCTCCGCCGCCTCCTGCGATCTCGCCACACCGGCCGCCCCGACGAGCGCCAGCATGCACGCGACGGCTGGTGCCGCTCCCATGATTCTCTGCAGATGCGATTTCATGTGCCTTCTCCTTCTCGGTCACGCACCGCGTCACCGTGTGGTTGCAGGCACATTTCTATCGAGCGGGTGTGTCGCCCGGGTGGGCGGAGGGCAACGAGTTGGTGACAGCTACTCCGCGGTCGACGCGGGCAGCGAGATCCAGAACACCGAGCCGCGGCCGTCGGCCGGGCGCATGCCGACCGCCCCGCCCATCGCGCCGGCGAGGTGCTTCACGATCGCGAGCCCGAGCCCGGTGCCGCCCATCTCGCGCGAGCGGCCGGTGTCCACCCGGTAGAACCGCTCGAACAGGCGCTCGCGGTGCTTCGGCGCGACGCCGGGCCCGTCATCGGCGACCTCGAGGACGATGCGCCCGTCCCGCGCCGAGCCCCGCAGCGCGACGTGACCGTCGGGCTGGGTGTACTTGACCGCGTTGTCGACGAGGTTGAACAATACTTGGTCGAGCGCCCGCGAATCGCACAGGACCCGCAGATCACCCGCCGGGTCGACGCGGATCGCGATCCGCTTCTCCGCGGCCGGGGTCTCGAGCGCCGACATCGCCCGGCGTAGCGCCTGGTCGACCGGCACGGGCTCCGGGCGGAGCTCGTACTTCCCCTCCTCGATGCGCGAGATGTCCAGCAGATCGGAGATCAGGCTCGCGAGCCGGTCCGCGTGGGTCGCGATCGAGGCGAGGAAGCGCCGCGACGCCTCCGCGTCGTCGAGCGCCCCGTCGAGCAGCGTCTCGGCGTTGGCCTTGATGATGCTCACCGGCGTGCGCAGCTCGTGGGAGACGTTGGAGACGAAGTCCCGGCGCACGCGCTCGAGGCGCCGCAGCTCCGTGACATCGAGCAGCACGATCACGTAGTCGCCGGCCTCCCGGCGCCTGGCGCTGGCGAGCACCCGGCGCGGCGCGACCGGCCCCAGGTCGAACTCGCTCGCGGCCTGGCCGCCGGGGGCGACGTCGTTCAGGAGCGCGTTGAGCTCCGGCACGCGGACGAGCTCGAGGATCGTCCGGCCGAGCGGCTGCTCGGTCCCGCCTATCAGCATCACTGCCGCGCGGTTAATCAACGTCACGCGCCGGTACTTGTCGAGCGCGATGAGCGCCTCGCTCATGCCCTCGAGGATTTCCTCGAACCGCCGCCGCTCGCTCGCGAGCTCGGTGACGCGCTGCTCGAGCTGCGTCGCCAGCCGCTGGACCGACGCCGCGAGGCCTCCCAGCTCGTCGCGCCGCCCCGCCACATCGGAGCGGGCCGCGCCGTCCTGCACGTGCTCGGCGTAGTCGACGAGCGAGCGGAGCGCGCGGGAGAAGGCGTGTGACGAGGCGGCGGCCGCGACGATCGCGATCGCGAGGCCGATGAGCCCCGCGAGGGCGAGCAGCCCGTACAACGCCCGGGTCGCGTCCCGCACCTCGACGAGCGGCTTGGCGACGCGCACGGCTCCTGCGATCTCCGCCCCGCGGAACCGGGCCGCGAAGTACATGAGGTCGTGCTCGAGGGTCGTCGAGTAGCGCTCGGCCGATCCCTTTCCGTCCGCGAGCGCCCGCGCGATCTCCGGCCGATCGGCGTGGCTCTCGACCGCCTCGATCGCCCTCGCGTCGAGCTCGGAGTCCCCGATCACGCGGCCGTCCGCGAGGACGATGGTCACGCGGTTCCCGGTGGCGCGGCCGAGGGCGTCCGCGATCGGATCCGCACCCCCTACATCCGCCGTCTTCAGCTGCGACTCGAGGTGGAGCGCCGCGATCGACGCCTCGTCGTCGAGCTCCTGCGCGATCCGCTCCTTCAGGCTGCGCGAGAGCCCGGCTGGCAGGATGAGCGCCCCGGCTGCGACGACGAGGAGGATGGCCCCGACGAGAAGGAGGAACAGCTTGCCGCGCAGGCCGAGCCGCACCTAGGGCTCCTCGCCCGGAGAAGACTTGAACCTGTACCCCACGCCGCGCACGGTCTCCACGTAGTCGCCCGCGGCCCCGAGCTTCTCGCGCAGCCGCTTGACGTGCGTGTCCACGGTTCGGGTCGTGACGTCGGCGTGGATGTCCCAGACGTCGGCGAGCAGCGCGTCGCGCGTCTGCACCCTGCCCTTGCGATCGAGGAACGCCGTGAGCAGCCGGAACTCGAGGGCGGTCAGGGTCACCTCCGCCTTGTCCACCCACGCGCGGTGCGCGGCCCTGTCCACGCGCAGCGCGCCGAAGACGCCGTCGCTCGGCATCTGCTCCCCAACCGCGCCGCGGCGCAGGAGCGCCTTGACGCGCAGCATGAGCTCTCGGACGCTGAACGGCTTCGTGACGTAGTCGTCCGCGCCGACCTCGAACCCGCGGATCCGATCGCTCTCCTCGCCCTTGGCCGTGAGCATGAGCACCGGCACGCCCCGCGTGCGCTCGTCGGCCCGGAGCTGCCGGCAGACGTCGATGCCGGAGATGTCGGGGAGCATGATGTCGAGGATGACGAGATCCGGGGGCGAGTCCTCGGACGCCAGGCGGACTCCCTCGGCCCCGGTCCCGGCCGCCAGCACCGCGTACCCCTCCTTCTTGAGGTTGTACTGGAGCACGCCGACGAGGTCGGCTTCGTCTTCCACCACGAGCACCTTGGCGCGCATGACTTCCTTATATCTCAATCGCGCGGGATCGTCTCCCGCGCGAACCCCTCGATGACGCTCGTAAGCGCCGCAGCCTCCGGTCGAGGGCCGGTCGCGAGCCCGAGCGCGACGACGGCGACGAACGCGGCCGTCGCCAGCGCCGAAACGACGAGGACCAGGCGATTGGGCATCATGTCGGCACCTCCTGTCATGAAGGTGCGATCGCGCCGTGTTCGGCGGGTGACCGCCGTGTGACGATTGTGTGACAGGTTCCCTGGCGGTCGGCGGTCCCGGCCCGTGCTCAGCCGATGCCGAGCAGCGCGGCGACGCCCTTGATCGCGAGGACGACGAGCGCGCCCATGAGCGCCGTGACCGGGATCGTGATGACCCACGCCCAGACGATGTTCGTCGCGACCATCCAGCGCACGGCCTTGAAGCGCTTGGCGGCGCCGACGCCCATGATCGCCGTGGAGGTGATGTGCGTCGTGCTCACCGGCGCGCCGATGAACGAGGCCGCGGCGATGGTCGCCGCCGCGGTGGTCTGCGCCGCGAAGCCGTGGATCGGCTGGAGCTTGATCATGCTCACGCCCATGGTCTTGATGATCCGCCACCCGCCGCAGGCCGTCCCGAGCGCCATCGCCAGGGCGCACAGCAGCATGACCCACACCGGCACCGGCGCGCTCGAGGGCAGGAGCCCCGCGCCGATCATCGCAAAGGTGATGATCCCCATCGACTTCTGCGCGTCGTTGGTCCCGTGGAAGAACGCCATGAACGCGGCCGATACGATCTGCAGCTTGGAGAACCACCTATTCACGAACTGCGGCGACGCCCGTTTGAGCGCGAGGTACAGGATCTTCATGACGAGGAACCCGAGCAGGAAGCCGACGACGGGCGAGGTGACGAGCGGGATGAGCACCTTCTCCACGACCCCGTCCCACTGCACGACGTCAAACCCCGCGGTAAACGCGATGGACGCGCCGATCAGGCCGCCGATGAGCGCGTGCGAGGAGCTCGACGGGATGCCGAAGTACCAGGTGATGAGGTTCCACGCGATCGCCGCGACGAGCGTCGCGATGACCACGTACTCCGGGATCATCGCCGTGTGGACGAGCCCGCTCGAGATCGTCTTGGCCACGTTGTGGCTGATGAGCGCGCCCGTGAAGTTCAGGACGGCGGCCATGACGATCGCCTGGCGCGGCGTCATCACGCGCGTCGACACCGTCGTGGCGATCGAGATCGCCGTGTCGTGGAAGCCGTTGATGAAGTCGAACGCCAGCGCGAACACGACCACGGCCCCCAGCAGGGCGAGGGTCGAGGCGTCAGGCATGCTTCATCACCACGCCGAGGATGATGTTCGCCACGTGCTCGCACGCGTCGAGGGCGCTCTCCAGGTTCTCGTACACGTCCCGCCACTTCATGACCTCGAGCGCGTCCTTCTCCTGCGTGAACAGGGCGTGCACGGCGCGGCGGTGCAGCTGATCGCCCTCGTTCTCGAGCCTGTTGACCTCGATCACCTTGGGCTTGAGCGCCTTGCTCTTCTTGAAGTTCTTCATCTCCTTGGTCACGGCGTGCACCTCGGCCGTGGCCGCGACGATCAGCTTCACGAACTGCTTCGCCTCCTCGCGAATCGTCCGCACGTCGAACATCGTGAACATGTGCGCGGTCGACTCGATGGCGTCCGTGATGTTGTCCAGATCCTTGGAGATCGCGAAGAGATCCTCGCGGTCGATGGGAGTGATGAAGGACTTGTTGAGCCGGTCCATCATCACGTGCACCTGCAGGTCGCCCTCGTGCTCCTTGCCCTCGAGCGCCTTGATCTTGGCGTCCTGATCCTCGTAGTGGAGCACGAGGTCCTGCAGGATCACGGCCGACTGGTAGGCGATCTCCGACGCCGCCTCGAACACGTCGAAGAACGTCATCTCCCTCTGGGTCATGCGGAACATGGTCGGCCTCCTCGGGTGACGGACAGCCCATCCTAGTGTGTCTTTTGTGTGACGACCACGTGAATTTTGAGTGAATTTTGAGTGACTATTTTCCAGAAACTTGGCCGTGCCGGCCGTGTGACTATCGGGGTTTTCGGCCAGGGTGAAGATTCACCATGGCGCTCGTCGCGCACGCACGTCGGCGATCTTCTCGACGCGCAGATCGCGGTAGCTCTCCGCGAACTCCGCGAGCACCGGGCTCTTGCAGCACTGCTTCCTCCAATCGAAGACGGCCTCGATCATGCCCAACCCGCACGCCTGCGAGATGGCGGAGTCCCGGAGGCTCCTCCTCTGCGCGGCGTTCGGCCGGGTGCCCGTCGACTCGTACCCGACGAAGTAGTTGGCCGCCGACGAGATCCTCCCGGTCAGCTTGTCGTGCTCGAGCAAGAGCTCCTCCGCCGCGCGCGGGTGCGTCTCGCAGAGCAGCAGCGCTCCGAGCGCGGCCGGAACGGTCTGGACTGCGAAGGCGAGGAAATCGGCGTAGGCCCGCACGAAGGTGGGGAGGTTGAACCCGTGGCCGCCCTTGTCGTGGTACCGCTGCTCGTTCGCGCGCGCCGCCGCGAGCATCCCGGCGGGCGGCATCGCGATGAACGGCGTGACGCCGAGCGACATCCTCGACGGGAACGACATCCGCCCGGACTCGCCGAGCCGGATCGCCCGATGGTCCTCGCAGGAGATCGCGACGCCGAGGCCGACGCCCCCGGTGCTCTTCCCCGGCAGCAGGTACCGTACGCCCATGGAATCGTACGACACCAGCCGGGCCTCGCCCTCGAACCGGACCGGCGCGTCGGCCGGCGGCAGGTCGCGCATGTAGAAAGTGGCGTTACCCGAGGTGCCGCGCACCTTCGACTCGACCGCCTTTGCTGTTGCGAGGACGTTGTCGATCTCCGGCGGGCCGATGCCCAGCTCGGCCAGCTCGGGCTGCAGGATGGCCTTGGTCCCGAGCATCACCTTCTTGAACGCGACGGCGACGGCGGTGCGGGCGTTCTCGATCTCGGACAGGACCTCGGTGAACGGCGCGGCCCGAACACCGCCGGGCTCGGCGCCGTCGACGCTCGGTTCATCCAGCTGCATGAGGTTTCGGGACGAAGAACGCGCGCCGCGCGCCGAGCCGGGCAGAGGAGTCCGGCGACTCGTCTCACCCTTGTTGGTCAGCCGCGCGTACAGGTTCACGTCGCTGGAGCTGGTGCCGTTCCCTGAGCTCATGCTCCCCCCCGAATGCGGTGGA carries:
- a CDS encoding OprO/OprP family phosphate-selective porin, with the translated sequence MKSHLQRIMGAAPAVACMLALVGAAGVARSQEAAEPLVGYDKGFFLRDEKGLFRLVIGARVQGRLAFERVESHQTDDAGEDVAATSNEDSYQFSIPQARLKLSGHVFSERVAYNVQPDFGNKGYPALISAYGDFGLVPDVLHLRVGQWERPFSRQQITSSGSFHLVDRAITDKAFGAGRDLGIAFHNNYEKSPKLEWALGVFNGAGDKPWFDGGFEGTGAADEDGNITVEGDVSTKAKPTNVPDRLRPALVARIGFNTGKIKGYSEADLEGGPFRLGMAASVQADFDAADEQTAATRGELDFIMKVRGFSLDGALYVASAQDGDGFADQRYAAWGLHAQAGYVIAGRVEPVIRYALVDLEGDDNNTQEILGGLAIYFFKHNLKWQTEAGSVLRQDPAGDLDDVVLRTQLGLAF
- a CDS encoding ATP-binding protein is translated as MRLGLRGKLFLLLVGAILLVVAAGALILPAGLSRSLKERIAQELDDEASIAALHLESQLKTADVGGADPIADALGRATGNRVTIVLADGRVIGDSELDARAIEAVESHADRPEIARALADGKGSAERYSTTLEHDLMYFAARFRGAEIAGAVRVAKPLVEVRDATRALYGLLALAGLIGLAIAIVAAAASSHAFSRALRSLVDYAEHVQDGAARSDVAGRRDELGGLAASVQRLATQLEQRVTELASERRRFEEILEGMSEALIALDKYRRVTLINRAAVMLIGGTEQPLGRTILELVRVPELNALLNDVAPGGQAASEFDLGPVAPRRVLASARRREAGDYVIVLLDVTELRRLERVRRDFVSNVSHELRTPVSIIKANAETLLDGALDDAEASRRFLASIATHADRLASLISDLLDISRIEEGKYELRPEPVPVDQALRRAMSALETPAAEKRIAIRVDPAGDLRVLCDSRALDQVLFNLVDNAVKYTQPDGHVALRGSARDGRIVLEVADDGPGVAPKHRERLFERFYRVDTGRSREMGGTGLGLAIVKHLAGAMGGAVGMRPADGRGSVFWISLPASTAE
- a CDS encoding response regulator transcription factor yields the protein MRAKVLVVEDEADLVGVLQYNLKKEGYAVLAAGTGAEGVRLASEDSPPDLVILDIMLPDISGIDVCRQLRADERTRGVPVLMLTAKGEESDRIRGFEVGADDYVTKPFSVRELMLRVKALLRRGAVGEQMPSDGVFGALRVDRAAHRAWVDKAEVTLTALEFRLLTAFLDRKGRVQTRDALLADVWDIHADVTTRTVDTHVKRLREKLGAAGDYVETVRGVGYRFKSSPGEEP
- a CDS encoding inorganic phosphate transporter, coding for MPDASTLALLGAVVVFALAFDFINGFHDTAISIATTVSTRVMTPRQAIVMAAVLNFTGALISHNVAKTISSGLVHTAMIPEYVVIATLVAAIAWNLITWYFGIPSSSSHALIGGLIGASIAFTAGFDVVQWDGVVEKVLIPLVTSPVVGFLLGFLVMKILYLALKRASPQFVNRWFSKLQIVSAAFMAFFHGTNDAQKSMGIITFAMIGAGLLPSSAPVPVWVMLLCALAMALGTACGGWRIIKTMGVSMIKLQPIHGFAAQTTAAATIAAASFIGAPVSTTHITSTAIMGVGAAKRFKAVRWMVATNIVWAWVITIPVTALMGALVVLAIKGVAALLGIG
- a CDS encoding DUF47 family protein, which codes for MFRMTQREMTFFDVFEAASEIAYQSAVILQDLVLHYEDQDAKIKALEGKEHEGDLQVHVMMDRLNKSFITPIDREDLFAISKDLDNITDAIESTAHMFTMFDVRTIREEAKQFVKLIVAATAEVHAVTKEMKNFKKSKALKPKVIEVNRLENEGDQLHRRAVHALFTQEKDALEVMKWRDVYENLESALDACEHVANIILGVVMKHA